A region from the Halosolutus gelatinilyticus genome encodes:
- the larC gene encoding nickel pincer cofactor biosynthesis protein LarC translates to MTTLAFDGRMGASGDMILAALLDAGADPDVLDPVTTALDIEYRIDEAVKSGISATAVDVLLADADRSDGRDRDREPDHQHGENGHEHEDHDHEHGDRHDHHHHDHHNHDHQHGANEHVHAEGHGPHRSYLEVREIVDAMALDPAIERDALAIFELLGEAEADVHGESLDDIHFHEVGADDAIADVVGAVLLVHDLDPDRIVTTPLSTGGGTVSMSHGEYPVPTPAVVEVASRSDFSLRGGPLDRELLTPTGAAILGYYADGVESLPSIDLDGAGYGAGGYDLDPHPNVLRVLVGDGGSELARDDIAVLETNLDDATPEVLGGLQESLADAGARDVSVLPVAMKKSRPGHLVKVVCKPEDRERVARRLAEETGTLGVRDAGATHRWIAERSFETVTLEVDGDRYDVTVKIASDAGGEIYDVSAEYDDAARVAQAAGAPVRTILARAEAAWTDRR, encoded by the coding sequence ATGACGACACTCGCCTTCGACGGTCGAATGGGAGCCAGCGGTGATATGATCCTCGCCGCCCTGCTCGACGCCGGCGCGGACCCCGACGTTCTCGATCCCGTTACGACGGCACTCGATATCGAATACCGGATCGACGAGGCGGTCAAAAGCGGGATCTCCGCGACCGCCGTCGACGTCCTCCTCGCCGACGCCGATCGATCGGACGGCCGCGATCGCGACCGAGAACCCGATCACCAGCACGGAGAGAACGGTCACGAACACGAGGATCACGACCACGAGCACGGCGATCGCCACGATCACCATCATCACGACCACCACAATCACGATCACCAGCACGGAGCAAACGAGCACGTCCACGCCGAGGGTCACGGCCCGCACCGGAGCTATCTCGAGGTCCGCGAGATCGTCGACGCGATGGCCCTCGATCCGGCGATCGAACGGGACGCGCTCGCGATCTTCGAATTGCTCGGCGAGGCCGAAGCCGACGTCCACGGCGAATCCCTCGACGACATCCACTTTCACGAGGTCGGCGCCGACGACGCGATCGCGGACGTCGTCGGGGCCGTCCTGCTAGTCCACGACCTCGATCCCGATCGGATCGTCACGACGCCGCTTTCGACCGGCGGCGGAACCGTCTCGATGAGCCACGGCGAGTACCCCGTGCCGACGCCCGCCGTCGTCGAGGTCGCCTCGCGATCGGACTTCTCGCTTCGCGGCGGTCCCCTCGACCGGGAACTCCTGACGCCGACCGGGGCGGCGATCCTCGGCTACTACGCCGACGGCGTCGAATCGCTTCCCTCGATCGACCTCGACGGCGCGGGGTACGGCGCCGGCGGCTACGACCTCGATCCCCACCCGAACGTCCTGCGCGTCCTGGTCGGCGACGGCGGGAGCGAACTCGCGAGAGACGATATCGCGGTCCTCGAGACCAACCTCGACGACGCGACGCCCGAAGTACTCGGCGGCCTTCAGGAGTCCCTCGCGGACGCGGGCGCGAGAGACGTGTCGGTCCTTCCCGTCGCGATGAAGAAGTCCCGGCCGGGTCACCTCGTGAAAGTCGTCTGCAAGCCCGAGGATCGGGAGCGCGTGGCCCGGCGGCTGGCCGAGGAGACCGGCACGCTCGGCGTTCGAGACGCGGGGGCGACCCATCGTTGGATCGCTGAGCGATCGTTCGAGACCGTCACGCTGGAGGTGGACGGCGATCGCTACGACGTGACGGTCAAGATCGCCAGCGACGCCGGCGGAGAGATCTACGACGTGAGCGCGGAGTACGACGACGCCGCGCGCGTCGCGCAGGCCGCGGGCGCTCCCGTTCGAACGATCCTCGCGCGCGCGGAGGCGGCGTGGACCGATCGCCGGTAA
- a CDS encoding DUF4330 family protein: MKLIDENGNLLGVVNVIDALAVVLLLAVIIAGFVVVMSGGDDPGAEPSGEPATRYATIDLGKQPDYVADRIEEGDVAVAGGSTGNVTVTDVHITPTLSGPSILIRAEINGELRETGGRQAFRVGDEPLRLGSDLRLDMDAYATNGTVTDLGTDNSTLPIEETATTVDVELRNVSTAVVDGLEEGLSETVRGETIATIESIESEPAAVVLESDDGQIYEREHPRNEDVTLTVELRTTETEAGVYFRGTPLKVGTMLDLNFETMTVEGEVVRIE, from the coding sequence ATGAAACTGATCGATGAAAACGGCAATCTCCTCGGCGTCGTCAACGTCATCGACGCACTCGCAGTCGTCCTGCTGCTCGCCGTGATCATCGCGGGGTTCGTCGTCGTTATGAGCGGTGGCGACGATCCGGGAGCGGAACCGAGCGGCGAACCGGCGACGAGATACGCGACCATCGACCTCGGGAAGCAACCAGACTACGTCGCTGACCGAATCGAGGAAGGAGACGTCGCGGTGGCCGGCGGCTCCACCGGCAACGTCACGGTGACGGACGTCCATATTACGCCGACCCTCTCCGGGCCGAGTATACTGATTCGAGCGGAGATCAACGGCGAACTCCGCGAGACCGGAGGACGGCAAGCGTTTCGAGTCGGCGATGAACCGCTTCGACTCGGAAGCGATCTCAGGCTCGATATGGACGCGTACGCCACGAACGGAACGGTGACGGACCTCGGGACGGACAATTCGACCCTCCCGATCGAAGAAACGGCTACCACCGTCGACGTCGAACTTCGAAACGTCTCGACGGCCGTCGTGGACGGTCTCGAGGAAGGACTGTCAGAGACCGTCCGCGGCGAAACGATCGCGACGATCGAGTCGATCGAGAGCGAACCGGCCGCGGTCGTGCTCGAGAGCGACGACGGGCAGATTTACGAACGAGAACATCCCCGAAACGAGGACGTGACGCTAACCGTCGAATTGCGAACGACGGAGACCGAGGCTGGCGTCTATTTCAGAGGCACACCGCTCAAAGTAGGGACGATGCTCGATCTCAACTTCGAGACGATGACCGTGGAAGGTGAGGTCGTGCGAATAGAGTAG
- a CDS encoding glycosyltransferase family 4 protein, which translates to MDRSNETLSILFITQYYPPETGAAPTRVGELSKRWAQDGHDVSVLTSAPDYPEGEVYDGYDNDWITRTERDGVTVYTTKTIPASNEGFVRRSLKFVWFMLIGIVVGLRRFDPDVVVATSPQPFTGVIGWIVSRLRRAKFVFEVRDLWPESIAAVSDLDNDALITGLDILVTFLYLRADRIAVVSRGFVPGIESTGVDTDDIWVHPNGVDPSFFDRSDDSWHISAELRERLADRFVVSYIGTLGRAHGLDVVLDAAERFDGGTDPAEDLLFVFVGFGAHADRLQREASERNLDNVLFIGRRPKREVPDFLRVTDVSVVHLKDRSLFRSAIPSKIFESLASGTPIALGVRGEAERIIEDSDTGIVFKPEDGEELAAAVERFREDEALYDRCAQNSRAYVLENYSWETIAREYRRNLESLAA; encoded by the coding sequence ATGGACCGATCGAATGAGACACTATCCATATTATTTATCACTCAGTATTATCCCCCGGAAACCGGGGCTGCGCCGACTCGAGTAGGTGAATTGTCCAAACGGTGGGCGCAGGACGGACACGACGTCTCGGTTCTCACTAGCGCCCCTGATTACCCCGAGGGAGAAGTGTACGACGGGTACGATAACGATTGGATCACTCGAACGGAACGCGACGGTGTAACCGTTTATACGACGAAGACAATACCCGCGTCCAACGAGGGGTTCGTGCGGCGTTCGCTAAAGTTCGTGTGGTTCATGCTCATCGGGATCGTTGTCGGCCTTCGTCGTTTCGATCCGGACGTAGTAGTCGCCACCTCACCGCAACCGTTCACCGGCGTAATCGGCTGGATAGTGTCTCGCCTTCGCCGCGCTAAATTCGTATTCGAGGTTCGCGATCTCTGGCCGGAGAGCATCGCAGCTGTGAGCGATCTCGATAACGACGCTCTCATCACCGGTCTCGATATCCTCGTCACGTTCCTCTATCTGCGCGCGGACCGGATCGCCGTGGTTTCCCGCGGCTTCGTCCCGGGGATCGAGTCAACGGGAGTCGACACGGACGATATTTGGGTGCATCCGAACGGCGTCGATCCGTCGTTCTTCGATCGATCCGATGACTCGTGGCACATTTCCGCGGAACTCCGGGAGAGATTAGCGGATCGGTTCGTCGTTTCGTATATCGGGACGCTCGGTCGCGCTCACGGTCTCGACGTCGTGCTCGACGCCGCGGAACGATTCGATGGGGGAACAGACCCCGCCGAAGACCTATTATTCGTGTTCGTCGGGTTCGGCGCTCACGCGGACCGTCTCCAACGGGAGGCGTCGGAGCGGAACCTCGACAACGTCCTGTTTATCGGTCGGCGACCGAAACGGGAAGTCCCGGATTTCCTCAGGGTAACCGACGTGTCGGTAGTTCACCTGAAAGATCGGAGCCTGTTCCGATCGGCGATTCCGTCGAAAATATTCGAATCGCTGGCGAGCGGGACGCCGATCGCGCTCGGCGTTCGCGGAGAGGCCGAACGCATCATCGAAGACAGCGATACGGGGATCGTGTTCAAACCGGAAGACGGCGAGGAGTTGGCTGCCGCAGTCGAGCGGTTCCGGGAAGACGAAGCCCTGTACGACCGGTGTGCGCAGAACAGTCGGGCCTACGTTCTGGAGAACTACTCGTGGGAAACCATCGCCCGCGAGTACCGACGGAACCTGGAATCGCTGGCCGCGTGA
- a CDS encoding nucleotide sugar dehydrogenase — protein sequence MTDTTTRTRVGALYGTAVDESVQRRSFTNGNVPVAVYGLGKMGLPLAAVFADVGGNVVGVDVDPNVVETVENGGCPVDREPGLRQLVRDLVSTGALRATADPRRAAREASIHVVIVPTPITSDDEPDLAMLDTAIADIATGLDEGDLVLLECTVPPGTTGRRVSNLLEAESGLSRGDFGVAFCPERTSSGRALKDIRGAYPKVVGGVDTESSRAAAVVYDEINSKGVLAVSDATTAEAVKVFEGVYRDVNIALANELARFADELEIDVLEAIEIANTQPFCEIHDPGPGVGGHCIPYYPYFLIEPFETPAPLLTTAREVNDSMPEFAVGKVHRGLEAEGIAIEDATVLVLGLTYRPGVEETRASPSIPISNRLAELGADVYGVDPLLDSVEEFAVESVALEGIYHLDLDAVVVVTPHEEFDGIRWSELVDDGGVAIVVDGRRSLESNEIPTRVYTIGRGIEERSPSE from the coding sequence ATGACTGATACGACAACGCGGACGCGCGTCGGGGCGCTGTACGGGACAGCGGTTGACGAGAGCGTTCAACGACGGTCGTTCACGAACGGAAACGTTCCCGTGGCGGTCTACGGGCTCGGTAAAATGGGGCTGCCGTTAGCGGCAGTGTTCGCGGACGTCGGGGGTAACGTCGTCGGGGTGGACGTCGATCCTAACGTCGTCGAGACTGTCGAGAACGGCGGCTGTCCCGTCGACCGCGAGCCCGGGCTCCGGCAACTCGTCCGCGACCTCGTCTCGACGGGCGCGCTTCGAGCGACGGCGGATCCGCGCCGCGCCGCTCGCGAGGCGTCGATCCACGTCGTCATCGTCCCGACGCCGATCACCAGCGACGACGAACCGGACTTAGCAATGCTTGATACCGCGATCGCCGACATCGCAACCGGTCTCGACGAGGGCGATCTCGTCCTGCTTGAGTGTACGGTCCCTCCGGGAACGACGGGCCGTCGCGTCTCGAATCTACTCGAAGCGGAGTCGGGCCTTTCGCGCGGCGACTTCGGCGTCGCCTTCTGTCCCGAACGAACGTCCTCCGGACGCGCCTTGAAGGATATTCGAGGCGCCTACCCGAAAGTCGTCGGCGGCGTCGATACGGAAAGTAGCCGGGCGGCCGCGGTAGTCTACGACGAGATAAACTCGAAGGGAGTCCTCGCGGTCTCCGACGCGACGACCGCCGAAGCGGTCAAAGTGTTCGAAGGCGTTTACAGGGACGTCAACATCGCGCTGGCGAACGAACTGGCTCGCTTCGCCGACGAACTCGAAATCGACGTTCTCGAGGCGATCGAGATCGCGAACACCCAACCATTTTGCGAAATTCACGACCCTGGCCCGGGAGTCGGGGGCCACTGTATTCCGTACTACCCATACTTTCTGATAGAACCGTTCGAGACGCCCGCTCCGTTACTCACAACGGCTCGCGAAGTGAACGACTCGATGCCGGAGTTCGCGGTCGGAAAGGTGCACCGCGGACTCGAAGCGGAAGGGATCGCGATCGAGGACGCGACCGTGCTCGTCCTCGGGTTAACCTACCGCCCCGGAGTCGAGGAAACCCGCGCGTCGCCGTCGATTCCGATTTCGAACCGGCTGGCGGAATTAGGCGCCGACGTGTACGGCGTCGACCCGCTGCTCGATAGCGTCGAAGAATTCGCCGTCGAATCGGTTGCGCTCGAGGGGATCTATCACCTCGATCTCGACGCCGTCGTAGTGGTAACGCCTCACGAGGAGTTCGACGGTATTCGGTGGTCGGAGTTGGTCGACGACGGCGGGGTCGCGATCGTCGTCGACGGAAGACGATCGCTCGAGTCGAACGAGATCCCGACCCGCGTGTACACGATCGGCCGAGGGATCGAGGAGCGATCCCCGTCGGAGTAA
- a CDS encoding Gfo/Idh/MocA family protein, with amino-acid sequence MTHERIDVGVIGVGTMGQHHARVYNEIPGANLVGVSDLDEARARDVASKYDTEALDRDALLAAADAVSVVVPTRCHYEMIATCLDADVATLVEKPVIEDLSRADELRSRVASAEVPVQVGHIERFNPAVSELERIIRDLSIVSLRAQRLGPPITRELGDNIVYDLMIHDIDVLLSLIRSEPVEIAATGVRGNRHSSALVEFDNGVMASLTASRKTQRKVRTLEITAEECFIELDYLDKSIEIYRNSVPEYIERNGDVRFKHESIIERPTVPNVEPLRRELESFLEVTATNGTPDVSVQDGLNALSVALEIEAKTAESATSELANLGDD; translated from the coding sequence ATGACTCATGAACGGATCGACGTCGGCGTGATCGGCGTCGGCACGATGGGGCAACACCACGCGCGAGTGTACAACGAGATTCCCGGCGCAAACCTCGTCGGCGTCTCCGACCTCGATGAGGCTCGGGCGCGCGACGTCGCAAGCAAGTACGACACGGAAGCGCTGGATCGCGACGCGCTGTTAGCGGCCGCGGACGCCGTTTCCGTAGTCGTGCCCACCCGCTGTCACTACGAGATGATCGCGACGTGTCTCGACGCCGACGTCGCCACCTTGGTCGAGAAACCGGTCATCGAAGATCTCAGTCGGGCCGACGAGTTGCGATCGCGAGTGGCGTCGGCCGAGGTGCCCGTTCAAGTCGGGCACATCGAGCGATTCAACCCGGCGGTGAGCGAACTCGAACGGATCATCCGCGATCTCTCGATCGTGAGCCTTCGAGCGCAACGGCTCGGCCCGCCGATAACGCGGGAACTCGGGGACAATATCGTGTACGATTTGATGATTCACGATATCGACGTGCTGCTGTCGCTTATCCGGTCCGAGCCCGTCGAAATAGCAGCGACCGGTGTCCGCGGAAACAGACACAGCTCCGCGCTGGTCGAGTTCGATAACGGCGTAATGGCGTCGTTGACGGCGAGTCGAAAAACCCAGCGAAAGGTCCGAACGCTCGAGATCACCGCGGAAGAGTGTTTTATCGAACTCGACTACCTCGACAAGTCGATCGAGATCTACCGAAATTCGGTGCCGGAGTACATCGAGCGGAACGGGGACGTCCGGTTTAAACACGAGAGCATTATCGAACGGCCGACGGTCCCGAACGTCGAACCGTTGCGGAGGGAACTCGAATCGTTCCTCGAGGTGACTGCCACAAACGGGACGCCAGACGTGTCGGTCCAGGACGGTCTGAACGCGCTCTCGGTCGCCTTGGAGATCGAAGCGAAAACCGCAGAATCGGCGACGTCGGAACTGGCCAATCTGGGTGATGACTGA
- a CDS encoding DegT/DnrJ/EryC1/StrS family aminotransferase produces MIPIADPAISDDARARVENVIDSGILADGSEVREFEAEFSDYCGVDHGVATANGTAALHAALEAVGIGDSDAVLTTPFSFIATANAIRFAGAEPVFADIDPGTYNMDPRDAEAIARERDIDAIVPVHLYGLPAEMEAICELAAELDVPVIEDAAQAHGATYDGERVGAIGDVACFSFYPTKNMTTGEGGMVVTDREAIAESARRFIDHGRTKTHEHASLGHNFRMTNIAAAIGRAQFERLPEFVETRRANAARLNAGLESTSVTAPIEPARTTHVYNQYTIRCDNRERLETHLENHGIDTGVYYPTCIHNQPAYDRIDATVPNAEEAAREVLSLPVHPNVSENELERIVEVISDHDS; encoded by the coding sequence ATGATTCCAATCGCAGACCCAGCGATAAGTGACGATGCGCGAGCCCGCGTCGAGAACGTTATCGACAGCGGAATACTCGCGGACGGATCGGAGGTACGGGAGTTCGAAGCGGAGTTCTCCGACTACTGCGGGGTCGATCACGGCGTCGCGACAGCGAACGGGACGGCCGCCCTTCACGCGGCCCTCGAGGCGGTCGGTATCGGCGACAGCGACGCCGTTCTGACGACGCCGTTTTCGTTTATCGCGACCGCCAACGCGATCCGGTTCGCCGGAGCTGAACCGGTCTTTGCCGACATCGATCCCGGGACGTACAATATGGATCCCCGCGACGCCGAGGCGATCGCTCGAGAACGGGATATCGATGCGATCGTTCCGGTCCACCTCTACGGACTGCCGGCCGAGATGGAGGCGATCTGTGAACTCGCCGCAGAACTCGACGTGCCGGTTATCGAGGACGCGGCCCAGGCACACGGTGCGACGTACGATGGTGAACGCGTCGGCGCAATCGGGGACGTCGCCTGCTTCTCGTTTTACCCGACGAAGAACATGACCACGGGAGAGGGCGGAATGGTCGTCACCGATCGCGAAGCTATCGCCGAATCGGCCCGCCGATTTATCGATCACGGTCGGACGAAGACGCACGAGCACGCGTCTCTCGGACACAACTTCCGGATGACGAATATTGCCGCCGCGATCGGCCGTGCGCAGTTCGAGCGACTCCCCGAGTTCGTCGAAACGCGTCGAGCGAACGCCGCGCGTCTGAACGCCGGCCTCGAATCCACCTCGGTGACCGCGCCGATCGAGCCGGCTCGGACGACCCACGTCTACAACCAGTATACGATCCGCTGCGATAATCGAGAGAGACTCGAGACACACCTGGAAAACCACGGCATCGACACCGGCGTCTACTACCCGACATGCATACACAACCAACCGGCATACGACCGGATCGACGCGACGGTACCGAACGCGGAGGAGGCCGCGAGGGAAGTCCTTTCGCTGCCAGTTCATCCGAACGTTTCGGAGAACGAACTCGAGCGTATCGTCGAGGTGATCAGCGATCATGACTCATGA
- a CDS encoding acyltransferase, with protein MNELTTIGYSYAEDSAAPVIGANATVRSGTIIYDDVVIGDRFSTGHYALVRERTEIGDDVLVGTRTVIDGETTIGSSVSLQTGGYVPSGTAVGDNVFVGPHAVLTNDPYPIRRETELTGPTLEDHVSIGAAATVLPDVTVGTGSFVAAGAVVVDDVPPDTLATGVPAENRSLPESLRTRNDI; from the coding sequence ATGAATGAACTGACCACGATCGGGTATTCTTACGCCGAAGATTCGGCGGCGCCGGTGATCGGGGCGAACGCAACCGTTCGATCGGGGACGATCATATACGACGACGTCGTGATCGGAGATCGGTTCTCGACGGGCCACTACGCGCTTGTTCGAGAGCGGACCGAAATCGGTGACGACGTCCTCGTCGGGACGAGGACCGTTATCGACGGGGAGACGACGATCGGGTCGAGCGTCAGCCTTCAAACCGGCGGTTACGTTCCGTCGGGGACGGCCGTCGGTGATAACGTATTCGTCGGGCCACACGCGGTGCTCACGAACGATCCGTACCCGATCCGGCGCGAAACGGAGCTCACCGGGCCGACCCTCGAAGATCACGTCTCTATCGGCGCCGCTGCAACGGTGCTCCCGGATGTGACGGTCGGTACCGGCTCTTTCGTGGCCGCGGGGGCGGTCGTCGTCGACGACGTCCCTCCGGACACGTTAGCCACCGGCGTTCCGGCGGAGAACCGATCGCTACCGGAGTCACTTCGAACGAGGAACGATATCTGA
- a CDS encoding glycosyltransferase family 4 protein has protein sequence MDAVHLTTAHDPVDTRIFDKEATSLLEAGFSVGIMAHNPPQRAQNGVTFYDLGTTSSRLDRWQSISQVARRAKEIDASIYHFHDPELIPVGVYLSSVTDSAVIYDVHEDFGHIVTIRPWIPKPLELPLSHGIPRFEQIAAKWFDGVVAVSQGIAAPFSDTDTRVIVAHNFPKTKSLPTINDPIERKAEHVLCYVGGLEQDRGIYRMITLLNTLVNRGMDVELWLLGSWSPAVDQVRVRRHIRHFDLESHIRFPGHLTYSEMFQYLYSADVGLALLDTEHYRNGVPTKLFEYLYAGLPIVATPIEAVDQYIPDEYCYTVSQEDTVAAADAVEEAVRSDFDVTAMQSLVEDKYSWEAEAESLVALYEELL, from the coding sequence ATGGACGCAGTTCACCTGACGACCGCTCACGATCCGGTTGACACTCGAATATTCGATAAAGAAGCAACGAGTCTACTAGAGGCGGGTTTCAGCGTCGGGATTATGGCTCACAATCCCCCCCAAAGGGCGCAAAACGGGGTTACGTTCTACGACCTCGGAACTACCTCATCTCGCCTGGACCGATGGCAAAGTATCTCCCAAGTCGCACGGCGAGCGAAAGAGATAGATGCATCCATTTATCACTTTCACGATCCGGAACTAATCCCGGTAGGCGTGTACCTCTCATCAGTCACGGACAGCGCAGTAATATACGATGTACACGAAGATTTTGGTCACATTGTCACGATCAGGCCGTGGATCCCGAAACCGCTTGAACTGCCCCTCTCACACGGAATACCGCGGTTTGAGCAGATCGCCGCTAAGTGGTTTGACGGGGTCGTCGCCGTCTCCCAGGGAATCGCAGCGCCGTTTTCGGACACTGATACTCGTGTAATAGTTGCGCATAACTTTCCAAAAACAAAATCTCTTCCAACGATCAACGATCCGATCGAGCGTAAGGCCGAACACGTGCTTTGTTACGTTGGCGGACTCGAGCAGGATCGCGGAATCTATCGAATGATAACTCTGCTCAATACGCTGGTTAATCGCGGTATGGATGTTGAATTATGGCTGCTCGGTTCCTGGTCGCCTGCCGTCGATCAAGTGCGAGTACGACGTCACATTCGTCACTTCGATCTCGAGTCACACATTCGGTTCCCAGGACATCTAACATATAGCGAGATGTTTCAGTATCTCTACTCAGCTGACGTCGGACTCGCACTATTGGACACGGAACACTATCGAAACGGCGTCCCTACGAAACTTTTCGAATATTTGTATGCGGGATTGCCAATAGTGGCGACTCCCATCGAAGCTGTTGACCAATACATTCCAGACGAATACTGTTACACCGTATCACAGGAAGATACCGTCGCTGCCGCAGATGCCGTCGAAGAAGCAGTGAGGAGCGATTTCGATGTGACAGCAATGCAATCACTTGTCGAGGACAAATACAGCTGGGAAGCAGAAGCAGAATCGCTCGTCGCCCTCTACGAAGAACTACTGTGA
- a CDS encoding sulfatase-like hydrolase/transferase gives MPDQPNVFVLSIDSLPYSRFEQSSRQLANRLDGVNFTDAIAPASFTSSSMPALVTGSHTDEISAWGLPKSGGPTPVAEEFTKAGYDCALWTDNYLFGTEYNYDRGFNAGNLGRPSRKKRVANRVKDGPLEPAFGFFETVYFNVVQPMQNVAGMSDSFYRTANELNERVLTWLEERRSNSPLFCWIHYMDTHHPYQPPSEYLDRRRFNDRRSRSELGEFTRNAIKSNGDDLTESELEDVQTAYAACCEYIHDELTALISTLENRGHYDPTSDVLVVTADHGEILNRDERDMLGHVPPAFWEDIVHVPLIIGHPRWSAANYDEQVSLLDLKRFLLEAAEVSRTTSIDPADLRRERAMMVSEWEEHDDGSITTFRGIRSAAGQKYFGARRKSTDQVLCTTVGDRSEDVIHATSATSSPIDVPVEYESLHEELVNRGGAVDERAVAATRERGAAEAHLRDLGYLD, from the coding sequence ATGCCCGACCAGCCCAACGTATTCGTTTTATCTATCGATTCGCTCCCGTATTCGCGCTTCGAGCAGAGTAGCCGTCAGCTCGCAAACCGTCTCGACGGCGTGAACTTCACCGATGCGATCGCACCGGCATCCTTTACGAGTTCGTCGATGCCCGCGCTGGTTACCGGATCTCACACGGATGAAATTTCAGCGTGGGGGCTCCCGAAGTCCGGTGGGCCAACGCCCGTCGCAGAGGAATTCACGAAAGCGGGATACGACTGCGCGTTGTGGACGGACAACTACCTCTTCGGCACGGAATATAATTACGACCGCGGATTCAACGCCGGGAATCTCGGACGGCCGAGCCGAAAAAAACGCGTCGCGAACCGAGTCAAAGACGGTCCGCTTGAGCCCGCGTTCGGTTTCTTCGAAACGGTTTACTTCAACGTTGTACAGCCGATGCAGAACGTCGCAGGTATGAGTGATTCTTTCTACAGAACGGCGAACGAGCTGAACGAACGGGTGCTCACGTGGCTCGAAGAACGCCGATCGAACTCTCCGCTATTCTGTTGGATTCACTACATGGATACGCACCATCCGTATCAACCCCCGAGCGAGTATCTGGATCGCCGCCGATTCAACGACCGTCGTTCCCGAAGCGAGTTGGGAGAATTCACCCGGAACGCGATCAAGTCCAACGGCGACGACCTAACTGAGTCGGAACTCGAGGACGTACAAACGGCGTACGCAGCGTGTTGCGAGTACATTCACGACGAGTTGACTGCCTTGATATCGACGCTTGAAAACCGGGGCCACTACGATCCGACTTCGGACGTACTCGTCGTTACGGCCGACCACGGGGAAATTCTAAATCGCGACGAACGAGACATGCTCGGTCACGTCCCGCCGGCGTTCTGGGAGGATATCGTTCACGTCCCGCTGATCATCGGACACCCGCGCTGGTCCGCAGCAAACTACGACGAGCAGGTAAGTCTGCTCGATCTCAAACGCTTTCTCTTAGAGGCTGCGGAGGTGTCCCGAACGACGAGTATAGATCCCGCTGATCTGCGCCGTGAGCGGGCGATGATGGTCTCCGAGTGGGAGGAACACGACGACGGTTCGATCACAACCTTCCGCGGAATTCGATCGGCCGCCGGTCAGAAGTACTTCGGCGCGAGACGGAAGTCAACAGATCAAGTACTTTGCACAACCGTCGGCGATCGGTCGGAGGACGTTATCCACGCTACGAGCGCTACGTCCTCGCCGATCGATGTTCCTGTAGAATACGAATCGTTACACGAAGAACTGGTCAACCGAGGCGGTGCCGTCGACGAACGAGCCGTGGCCGCAACACGTGAACGCGGCGCTGCCGAGGCTCATCTCCGCGACCTCGGATACCTCGACTGA